In Vicinamibacterales bacterium, a genomic segment contains:
- a CDS encoding FtsQ-type POTRA domain-containing protein codes for MRVKAPAEKNFRRARTRPGSARRSAGLLRYVSWRLVRYLVAVTFVAYAGYTATTLVLHASALQVRRIAVHGNVRISSGEVQAIVDGLRGTSILTADLVGYRRRLMESPWIADVALRRVLPSTVEIFVSERRPVGLCRLGSTLYLVDAGGTLIDEFGPLYSEFDLPIIDGLVASPSSGQPTIDPARADLAARVIDSLASRNDIARRVSQIDVRDIHDAVVMLQDDPALLHLGDEKFLERLQSYVDLAPALREQVSDIDYVDLRFGERVYVRPAAVKR; via the coding sequence ATGCGGGTCAAAGCCCCTGCGGAAAAGAACTTCCGCCGCGCGCGGACGCGGCCCGGGTCGGCCAGGCGAAGCGCCGGCCTGCTCCGGTACGTCTCGTGGCGGCTGGTGCGCTATCTCGTGGCGGTCACGTTCGTCGCGTACGCCGGCTATACGGCGACCACGCTGGTGCTGCACGCATCCGCGCTGCAGGTCCGCCGGATTGCCGTGCACGGCAACGTGCGCATCTCGAGCGGCGAGGTGCAGGCGATCGTCGACGGCCTCCGCGGCACCAGCATCCTCACCGCGGATCTCGTCGGCTACCGGCGGCGGCTGATGGAATCGCCGTGGATCGCGGACGTGGCGCTGCGCCGCGTGCTGCCGTCGACCGTGGAGATCTTCGTCTCCGAGCGACGCCCGGTCGGCCTTTGCCGCCTCGGCAGCACGCTGTACCTGGTCGACGCCGGCGGCACCCTGATCGACGAGTTCGGGCCCCTCTACTCCGAGTTCGACCTGCCGATCATCGACGGCCTGGTCGCGTCGCCGAGCAGCGGCCAGCCGACGATCGATCCGGCGCGGGCGGATCTCGCGGCGCGCGTCATCGACTCGCTGGCGTCGCGCAACGACATCGCCCGGCGGGTTTCGCAGATCGACGTTCGCGACATCCACGACGCGGTGGTGATGCTCCAGGACGACCCGGCGCTGCTGCACCTCGGCGACGAGAAGTTCCTCGAGCGGCTCCAGTCGTACGTCGATCTCGCGCCGGCGCTGCGCGAACAGGTCAGCGACATCGACTACGTCGACCTGCGCTTCGGTGAACGGGTTTACGTCCGGCCGGCGGCGGTGAAACGGTGA
- the murC gene encoding UDP-N-acetylmuramate--L-alanine ligase produces the protein MLGRTRRIHFVGIGGIGMSGIAELLANLGYEVSGSDAKPSELTARLEKLGVRVAKGHHASHVREADVVVTSSAIQAGNPEVDEARRRGIPVIPRAEMLAELMRLRYGIAVAGAHGKTTTTSMIALVLERAGLDPTAVIGGRLSAFGSNARLGRGDYMVVEADESDRTFLKLTPSIAVITNLDHEHMESYGSWGALQQAFVDFANKVPFYGTVVACADDAPVRELLPRMTRRVITYGFDDRAATVTGRDMALEAFGSRCRVVHAPRGGAATDLGTLQLRVPGRHNLLNALGAVAVGLEVGIPFAKIASGFSDFRGAERRFQLCGEAGGVMVVDDYGHHPTEIAAVIAAARAGLDRRIVVVFQPHRYTRTRDLLDQFGAALAGADEILLTDVYAAGEAPIPGATAEAVEAAVRKTGRPVTLVKALDDVPAAVARMARPHDLVITLGAGSIGTLPERILEALTGKATA, from the coding sequence ATGCTGGGACGAACGCGGCGGATTCATTTCGTCGGCATCGGCGGGATCGGCATGAGCGGGATCGCCGAGCTGCTGGCCAATCTCGGGTACGAGGTGAGCGGCTCGGATGCGAAGCCATCGGAATTGACCGCGCGTCTGGAAAAGCTCGGGGTGAGAGTCGCGAAAGGACACCATGCGTCGCACGTGCGGGAGGCCGACGTGGTCGTGACCTCGTCGGCGATTCAAGCCGGCAACCCCGAGGTGGACGAGGCCCGCCGCCGCGGCATCCCGGTGATCCCGCGGGCCGAGATGCTCGCCGAGCTGATGCGGCTGCGCTACGGCATCGCCGTCGCCGGCGCGCACGGCAAGACGACGACCACGTCGATGATCGCACTGGTGCTCGAGCGCGCCGGTCTGGATCCCACGGCGGTGATCGGCGGGCGGCTGAGCGCGTTCGGCAGCAACGCGCGGCTCGGCCGCGGGGACTACATGGTCGTCGAAGCGGACGAGAGCGACAGGACGTTCCTGAAGCTCACGCCGTCGATTGCGGTGATTACGAACCTCGACCACGAGCACATGGAGAGCTACGGCAGCTGGGGCGCCCTGCAGCAGGCGTTCGTCGACTTCGCCAACAAGGTGCCGTTCTACGGCACGGTGGTGGCCTGCGCCGACGACGCGCCGGTGCGCGAGCTGCTGCCGCGCATGACCCGCCGGGTGATCACCTACGGGTTCGACGATCGCGCCGCGACGGTGACCGGCCGGGACATGGCGCTGGAGGCGTTCGGCTCGCGCTGCCGCGTCGTGCACGCGCCGCGCGGCGGCGCCGCCACCGATCTCGGCACGCTGCAGCTGCGAGTGCCGGGCCGCCACAACCTGCTCAACGCCCTCGGCGCCGTGGCGGTGGGCCTCGAGGTCGGCATCCCGTTCGCGAAGATCGCCAGCGGGTTCTCGGACTTTCGCGGCGCCGAGCGGCGGTTCCAGCTGTGCGGCGAGGCCGGCGGCGTGATGGTGGTGGACGACTACGGGCACCATCCCACCGAGATCGCCGCCGTGATTGCCGCGGCGCGCGCCGGCCTCGACCGCCGGATCGTGGTGGTGTTCCAGCCGCACCGCTACACGCGCACCCGCGATCTGCTCGACCAGTTCGGCGCCGCCCTGGCCGGCGCGGACGAGATCCTGCTGACGGACGTCTATGCCGCGGGCGAAGCGCCCATACCCGGCGCGACCGCCGAAGCGGTGGAAGCGGCGGTGCGCAAGACGGGCCGGCCGGTCACGCTGGTGAAGGCGCTCGACGACGTTCCGGCGGCGGTCGCCCGGATGGCGCGGCCGCACGACCTGGTGATCACGCTTGGCGCCGGTTCGATCGGCACGCTGCCCGAGCGGATCCTCGAGGCGCTCACCGGAAAGGCGACGGCGTAG
- the murG gene encoding undecaprenyldiphospho-muramoylpentapeptide beta-N-acetylglucosaminyltransferase — MTLSSSLGAAALRAVIAGGGTGGHLYPGIAIARELAARRPGSTITFAGTARGIETRVVPREGFELDLLRIAGLKGRSAPAAIRGVALLPLSFADAWRIISRRRPDVVIGVGGYASGPVVMLAALRGVPTLIAEQNAVPGMTNRLLARVVSAAAVTFDSTVSFFGRRGFVAGNPVRPEFFDGERPPDRGNGRRAKVLIFGGSQGAHAINLAMVEAAPRLAAAGGVDITHQTGERDVDMVRSGYRSAGLEARVEPFLYAMDREMKGADLVVSRAGATTIAELAAVGRAAILVPLPTAADDHQKKNAEVFARAGAAELIEQKDLTGPLLADRLLALASDSRRIAEMGRAAHAMARPDAAKRIVDRLLQLVAGGD; from the coding sequence ATGACCCTCTCGAGCTCACTCGGGGCAGCCGCGTTGCGCGCCGTGATTGCCGGGGGCGGCACCGGCGGCCATCTGTATCCGGGGATCGCGATCGCCAGAGAGCTGGCGGCGCGGCGGCCGGGATCGACGATCACGTTCGCCGGAACGGCGCGCGGAATCGAAACCAGGGTGGTGCCGCGCGAAGGGTTCGAGCTGGATCTGCTCCGCATCGCGGGCTTGAAGGGGCGCTCGGCGCCGGCGGCGATTCGCGGCGTCGCGCTGTTGCCACTGAGCTTCGCCGATGCCTGGCGGATCATCAGCCGCCGCCGGCCGGACGTCGTGATCGGCGTCGGCGGCTATGCCTCGGGACCGGTGGTGATGCTCGCGGCGCTGCGCGGCGTGCCGACGCTCATCGCCGAGCAGAACGCCGTGCCCGGCATGACCAATCGACTGCTCGCGCGCGTGGTGAGCGCGGCGGCGGTGACGTTCGACTCGACGGTGTCCTTCTTCGGCAGGAGGGGTTTTGTCGCAGGCAACCCGGTACGTCCTGAATTCTTCGACGGGGAGCGTCCGCCGGACCGCGGCAACGGCCGGCGGGCGAAGGTCCTGATCTTTGGCGGCTCCCAGGGCGCGCACGCAATCAACCTGGCCATGGTGGAGGCGGCGCCGCGGCTGGCAGCCGCTGGCGGCGTGGACATCACGCATCAGACAGGAGAGCGCGACGTGGACATGGTCAGGAGCGGCTACCGCTCCGCGGGCCTCGAGGCCCGGGTCGAGCCGTTCCTCTACGCCATGGACCGGGAAATGAAGGGCGCGGACCTCGTGGTGAGCCGCGCCGGCGCGACGACGATCGCCGAGCTGGCCGCGGTCGGGCGCGCCGCGATCCTCGTACCGCTGCCGACGGCGGCCGACGATCACCAGAAGAAGAACGCCGAGGTCTTCGCCCGCGCCGGCGCCGCCGAGCTGATCGAGCAGAAGGACCTGACCGGTCCGCTGCTCGCGGATCGACTGCTGGCGCTGGCGTCGGATTCGCGCCGCATCGCGGAGATGGGGCGCGCGGCGCACGCCATGGCGCGCCCGGACGCGGCGAAGCGGATCGTCGACCGGCTGCTGCAGCTCGTCGCCGGCGGCGACTGA
- the ftsW gene encoding putative lipid II flippase FtsW, protein MARKLKSDKLLFIAILVLVCASLVMVYSASAVIALEKHQHPSFFLFKQATFALLGLVLMPVLMRVDYRNYRQPIVLWTALGLVGLALIAVLFGPRINGARRWFGVAGVGVQPSEFAKLAVIFFVAAILERRMDRIDDLRYSLVPVGVVLGGIVGLILLQPDLGTALSIIVIVAAMVFAAGINYRYIVGLMLVLLPAAYLVLMSADYRRRRMLAFLDPWQDPLGDGFQVIQSLIAVGTGGVFGRGLMAGVQKLFYLPYPETDFIYAVIGEELGLLGTSLVLACFCVIAWRGLRTALRAPDRFGAFLALGLTAMVVVQAFFNISVVLGLLPTKGIPLPFVSFGGSSLLMSMIGMGILLNVSQYASSTHVITTEMTADA, encoded by the coding sequence ATGGCCAGGAAACTCAAATCGGACAAGCTGCTGTTCATCGCCATCCTGGTGCTGGTCTGCGCCAGCCTGGTGATGGTCTACAGCGCCTCGGCCGTGATCGCGCTGGAGAAGCACCAGCACCCGTCGTTCTTCCTGTTCAAGCAGGCGACGTTCGCGCTGCTCGGCCTGGTGCTGATGCCGGTGCTGATGCGCGTCGACTACCGCAACTACCGGCAGCCGATCGTCCTGTGGACGGCGCTCGGGCTGGTCGGGCTGGCGCTGATCGCCGTGCTGTTCGGCCCGCGCATCAACGGCGCGCGGCGGTGGTTCGGCGTCGCCGGCGTCGGCGTGCAGCCGTCCGAGTTCGCCAAGCTCGCCGTCATCTTCTTCGTGGCCGCGATCCTCGAGCGCCGCATGGACCGCATCGACGACCTGCGCTACTCGCTGGTCCCGGTCGGCGTCGTGCTCGGCGGCATCGTCGGGCTGATCCTGCTGCAGCCGGACCTTGGAACGGCGCTGTCGATCATCGTGATCGTCGCCGCGATGGTGTTCGCCGCCGGGATCAACTACCGCTACATCGTCGGACTGATGCTGGTGCTGCTGCCGGCCGCCTATCTGGTGCTGATGAGCGCCGACTACCGGCGCCGCCGCATGCTCGCCTTCCTCGACCCCTGGCAGGACCCGCTCGGCGACGGCTTCCAGGTGATTCAGTCGCTGATCGCGGTCGGCACCGGCGGCGTCTTCGGCCGTGGCCTGATGGCCGGCGTGCAGAAGCTGTTCTATCTGCCGTACCCCGAAACCGATTTCATCTATGCGGTGATCGGCGAGGAGCTGGGGCTCCTCGGCACGTCGCTGGTGCTGGCCTGCTTCTGCGTGATCGCGTGGCGCGGGCTGCGCACGGCGCTCCGCGCGCCGGATCGCTTCGGCGCGTTCCTCGCCCTGGGACTCACCGCCATGGTGGTCGTGCAGGCGTTCTTCAACATCAGCGTGGTGCTCGGACTGCTGCCGACGAAGGGAATCCCGCTGCCGTTCGTCAGCTTCGGCGGCTCGTCGCTGCTGATGAGCATGATCGGGATGGGCATCCTGCTGAACGTCTCGCAGTACGCCTCCTCCACGCACGTCATCACCACGGAAATGACGGCGGATGCATGA
- the murD gene encoding UDP-N-acetylmuramoyl-L-alanine--D-glutamate ligase produces the protein MTGSTPFTVAGRKAVVVGAARSGVAAAELLVRRGATVTLTDLQPSIPEEGQLRNAGVELELGGHRAGTLRSADLIVLSPGVPLTQRDVAAARAAGVPVMGELELASRWLRGRIVAITGTKGKSTTTTLTGRMLEAGGHRVLVGGNIGHALSAQVDDSTEETIHVVEVSSFQLEGSETFHPWIAVLLNFSPDHLDRHADLAEYAAAKARIFANQTSDDWAVLNADDEPSHALAQEARSRRLLFATSRDLLEGVLVARDAIVRRTRDGEQALVPLSSVKVLGRHLLADVVAATAIASLAGVAAPAMVRAVETFTGLEHALEPVAEIAGVRFVNDSKATNIEAALRAIQSFAPGLVVILGGRFKGGDFADLTSALVERSASVVAIGEAAPLVREALSPAVAVHDAADMVAAVRTGFALASPGETVLLAPACASFDMFKDYAERGQVFKREVARLESEWSGIREQ, from the coding sequence ATGACGGGCAGCACTCCTTTCACGGTCGCGGGACGGAAAGCGGTCGTCGTCGGCGCCGCGAGAAGCGGGGTGGCGGCCGCGGAGCTGCTGGTGCGCCGCGGCGCCACGGTGACGCTGACCGACCTTCAGCCTTCCATCCCCGAAGAGGGGCAGCTGCGCAACGCCGGCGTCGAGCTCGAGCTCGGCGGACACCGCGCCGGGACGCTGCGATCGGCGGATCTGATCGTGCTGAGTCCGGGCGTGCCGCTGACCCAGCGCGACGTCGCCGCGGCGCGCGCCGCCGGCGTCCCCGTGATGGGGGAGCTGGAGCTCGCCTCACGCTGGCTTCGCGGGCGCATCGTCGCCATCACCGGCACCAAGGGCAAGTCGACGACCACGACGCTGACGGGGCGGATGCTCGAGGCCGGCGGCCATCGCGTGCTGGTCGGCGGCAACATCGGGCACGCGCTGAGCGCGCAGGTGGACGATTCCACGGAAGAAACGATCCACGTCGTCGAAGTGAGCAGCTTCCAGCTGGAGGGGTCCGAGACCTTCCATCCGTGGATCGCGGTGCTGTTGAACTTCTCGCCCGATCACCTCGATCGCCACGCGGACCTGGCGGAGTACGCGGCGGCCAAGGCACGGATCTTCGCGAACCAGACGTCCGACGACTGGGCGGTGCTCAACGCGGACGACGAGCCGTCCCACGCGCTGGCGCAGGAAGCGCGCTCGCGGCGGCTGCTGTTCGCCACGTCACGCGACCTGCTGGAAGGGGTGCTCGTCGCCCGCGACGCGATCGTGCGGCGCACGCGCGACGGCGAGCAGGCGCTGGTGCCGCTGTCGTCGGTCAAGGTGCTCGGCCGGCACCTGCTGGCCGACGTGGTCGCGGCGACGGCGATCGCATCGCTCGCCGGGGTCGCGGCGCCCGCGATGGTGCGCGCGGTCGAGACCTTCACCGGCCTCGAGCACGCGCTGGAGCCGGTCGCGGAGATCGCCGGGGTGCGCTTCGTCAACGACTCGAAGGCCACCAACATCGAGGCGGCGCTGCGCGCGATTCAGAGCTTCGCGCCCGGCCTGGTGGTGATCCTCGGCGGCCGCTTCAAGGGCGGCGACTTCGCCGACCTGACGTCCGCCCTGGTGGAGCGATCCGCGTCGGTCGTCGCCATCGGGGAAGCGGCGCCGCTCGTGCGCGAGGCGTTGTCACCCGCGGTGGCCGTGCACGACGCCGCCGACATGGTGGCAGCGGTGCGGACCGGGTTCGCCCTCGCGTCCCCCGGCGAAACCGTCCTGCTCGCCCCGGCATGCGCGAGCTTCGACATGTTCAAGGACTACGCCGAGCGCGGCCAGGTCTTCAAACGCGAAGTGGCGCGGCTCGAAAGCGAGTGGAGCGGCATCAGGGAACAGTGA
- the mraY gene encoding phospho-N-acetylmuramoyl-pentapeptide-transferase, producing MLYHLLYEQLHSEFGVLNVFRYITFRTAGASVTALALSLVLGPMMIRRLREFQIGQVIRQDGPQTHRAKAGTPTMGGLLILSSALIPTLLWANLTNPNIWIVVIATAAFGAVGFADDYLKIVRRSHHGLWPRYKMGWQVVIGLAVGGALIALTALDLYNTRLVFPFFKRFIPDLGWAYVLFAMFVCVSWTNAVNLTDGLDGLAISVFGVAAAALTALAYVSGHRVFAEYLQLQTVSPLIGELTIFCGALVGASLGFLWYNSYPADIFMGDVGSLALGGALGTVALLIKQEFVLVIVGGVFVLEAASVVVQVASFRLTGRRVFRMAPLHHHFELIGWSEPKVIARFVILAIIFALFSLTTLKLR from the coding sequence ATGCTGTACCACCTGCTCTACGAGCAGCTCCACTCGGAGTTCGGGGTGCTGAACGTGTTCCGCTACATCACGTTCCGCACCGCCGGGGCGAGCGTGACGGCGCTGGCGTTGAGCCTGGTGCTCGGGCCGATGATGATCCGGCGGCTGCGCGAGTTCCAGATCGGCCAGGTGATCCGGCAGGACGGGCCGCAGACGCACCGCGCCAAGGCGGGCACGCCGACCATGGGCGGATTGCTGATTCTGTCGTCGGCGCTGATCCCGACGCTGCTCTGGGCCAATCTGACCAACCCCAACATCTGGATCGTGGTCATCGCGACCGCCGCGTTCGGCGCGGTCGGCTTCGCCGACGACTACCTCAAGATCGTGCGCCGCTCGCACCACGGCTTGTGGCCGCGCTACAAGATGGGCTGGCAGGTGGTGATCGGGCTCGCCGTCGGCGGCGCGCTGATCGCGCTGACCGCGCTCGATCTCTACAACACGCGGCTGGTCTTTCCGTTCTTCAAGCGGTTCATCCCGGATCTCGGCTGGGCCTACGTCCTGTTCGCGATGTTCGTGTGCGTGAGCTGGACCAACGCGGTCAACCTCACGGACGGCCTCGACGGCCTCGCGATCAGCGTGTTCGGCGTCGCCGCCGCGGCGCTGACGGCGCTCGCCTACGTCAGCGGGCATCGCGTCTTCGCGGAGTACCTGCAGCTCCAGACCGTGTCGCCGCTGATCGGCGAGCTGACGATCTTCTGCGGCGCGCTGGTCGGCGCCAGCCTCGGCTTCCTCTGGTACAACTCCTATCCCGCCGACATCTTCATGGGCGACGTCGGATCGCTCGCCCTCGGCGGCGCGCTCGGGACGGTCGCGCTCCTCATCAAGCAGGAGTTCGTGCTGGTGATCGTCGGCGGCGTCTTCGTGCTCGAGGCCGCGTCGGTCGTGGTGCAGGTCGCGTCGTTCCGCCTCACCGGCCGGCGCGTGTTCCGGATGGCGCCGCTGCACCACCACTTCGAGCTGATCGGCTGGTCGGAGCCGAAGGTGATCGCCCGGTTCGTGATCCTCGCGATCATCTTCGCGCTGTTCAGCCTCACCACCCTGAAGCTCAGATGA
- the murF gene encoding UDP-N-acetylmuramoyl-tripeptide--D-alanyl-D-alanine ligase — protein sequence MAAIALTAAEIAAATGGTIVSGDPARRVERWSIDTRTLQRGDLFVAIRGDRFDGHEFVASALAAGAAGAVVTATPALPEAGNPSTGSRPSRGEGGPAPLLIKVADTTRALQDGAREVRRRSGAKVVAITGSAGKTTTKELTAEFLAGTRTVFRNKGNLNNHIGLPLSLLELRSKPDVAVVELGMSHPGEIRTLVGIAEPEVRVWTNVGDAHLGFFASADAIADAKAEILEQARPGDLLVSNADDERIQSRAQWFGGRILTFGLSDRAHVRASAVRHRGLDGMSAIVTSPAGTFEIETPLLGSGNLLNVLAAAAVAIDLGVPTDQISARAAAMKPAAHRGELLRLPGGVTLIDDSYNSSPAALTRALETVAAATGSARKIAVLGEMLELGEHSVRLHEESGVAAAAAGLAMLITVGGEAAERMADAALAAGVPTVIHAAHSDEATRVVLQRVRPGDLVLVKGSRGIRTDIVVDRLKAEFA from the coding sequence GTGGCGGCCATCGCGCTCACCGCCGCGGAGATCGCCGCCGCGACCGGCGGCACGATCGTCTCCGGCGATCCGGCGCGGCGGGTCGAGCGATGGTCGATCGACACGCGCACGCTGCAGCGCGGCGATCTGTTCGTCGCCATCCGCGGCGACCGGTTCGACGGGCATGAATTCGTCGCCAGCGCGCTGGCCGCGGGAGCGGCCGGGGCAGTGGTGACCGCGACGCCGGCCCTGCCCGAGGCAGGAAACCCGTCGACGGGCTCACGCCCGTCGCGGGGCGAGGGGGGACCGGCGCCGCTCTTGATCAAGGTCGCGGACACGACGCGGGCGCTGCAGGACGGCGCGCGCGAGGTGCGGCGGCGATCGGGCGCCAAGGTGGTCGCGATCACCGGCAGCGCCGGCAAGACGACGACCAAGGAGTTGACGGCCGAGTTCCTGGCGGGAACGCGGACCGTGTTTCGCAACAAGGGGAACTTGAACAACCACATCGGCCTGCCGCTCTCGCTGCTGGAGCTGCGCTCGAAGCCGGACGTCGCGGTCGTCGAACTGGGGATGAGCCATCCCGGCGAGATCCGCACGCTGGTCGGGATCGCCGAGCCGGAGGTGCGCGTGTGGACCAACGTCGGCGACGCCCACCTCGGGTTCTTTGCCTCGGCGGACGCGATCGCCGATGCCAAGGCGGAGATCCTCGAGCAGGCGCGGCCCGGCGACCTGCTGGTGTCCAACGCGGACGACGAGCGGATTCAGTCGCGCGCCCAGTGGTTCGGGGGCAGGATTCTGACGTTCGGTCTATCGGATCGAGCTCATGTGCGCGCCAGTGCCGTGCGGCATCGCGGCCTCGACGGGATGAGCGCGATCGTGACCTCTCCCGCCGGCACCTTCGAAATCGAGACGCCGCTGCTCGGGTCCGGCAACCTCCTCAACGTCCTGGCGGCGGCGGCGGTGGCCATCGACCTGGGCGTGCCTACCGACCAGATCAGTGCGCGCGCCGCGGCGATGAAGCCGGCGGCGCACCGCGGCGAGCTGCTGCGCCTGCCCGGCGGCGTGACGCTGATCGACGATTCCTACAACTCGAGCCCGGCGGCGTTGACGCGCGCGCTGGAGACGGTCGCCGCCGCCACGGGGAGCGCGCGGAAGATCGCGGTGCTCGGCGAGATGCTGGAGCTGGGCGAGCACTCCGTCCGCCTGCACGAAGAGAGCGGCGTCGCCGCCGCGGCCGCCGGCCTGGCGATGCTGATCACCGTCGGCGGCGAAGCCGCGGAGCGGATGGCCGATGCCGCCCTCGCGGCGGGCGTCCCGACCGTCATTCACGCGGCGCACAGCGACGAGGCGACGCGGGTCGTCCTGCAGCGCGTCCGCCCCGGCGATCTGGTCCTGGTGAAGGGCTCGCGAGGCATCCGCACCGACATCGTCGTCGATCGCCTCAAGGCGGAGTTCGCCTGA
- a CDS encoding UDP-N-acetylmuramoyl-L-alanyl-D-glutamate--2,6-diaminopimelate ligase: MTLRELFAATSFRDRAPAVADDRQVTGVAYDSRQVKPGTVFVALRGVNADGSRFAPQAIANGAIAVVAETAPPAGVSVPWMRVAGARAALAELAAAFHGHPSEELVLVGITGTNGKTTTSYVLASIFEAAGIKCGRIGTIGYRVGGRELEAPRTTPEAPELQQMLRGMVADGCGACVMEVSSHALALRRADSLRFAAGVFTNLTRDHLDFHGDMEAYFGAKRRLFEILPAGAVGVINVDDRRGSDLIAAAKRPVTYAIDAAADVRPGPLTFTLDGLEFEIRTPRGTLHVRSPLVGRPNAYNIIAAAATAMALDLPFSAIEAGVARLENVPGRFQVVSAPADDVRVIVDYAHTDDALKNLLETARPLATGRVVTVFGCGGDRDRTKRPLMGAVAARLSDLVIVTSDNPRSEDPERIIDEIRRGIVRPADRIAPKGQQKGTPSLAIVDRREAIEKAIKDARSGDLILIAGKGHEKYQVIGDRTLPFDDVDVARAALGRRRSGSRVT; this comes from the coding sequence GTGACGCTGCGCGAGCTGTTCGCCGCGACGTCGTTCCGGGACCGCGCCCCGGCTGTCGCAGACGATCGCCAGGTCACGGGCGTCGCTTACGACTCGCGCCAGGTGAAGCCGGGCACGGTGTTCGTCGCCTTGCGCGGCGTCAACGCCGATGGCAGCCGGTTCGCGCCGCAGGCGATCGCCAACGGCGCGATCGCGGTCGTCGCCGAGACCGCCCCCCCCGCGGGCGTGTCGGTGCCGTGGATGCGCGTCGCGGGCGCGCGCGCCGCACTGGCCGAGCTCGCCGCCGCCTTCCACGGCCATCCCAGCGAGGAGCTGGTGCTCGTCGGGATCACGGGCACCAACGGCAAGACCACGACCTCGTACGTGCTCGCCTCGATCTTCGAAGCGGCCGGGATCAAGTGCGGCCGCATCGGCACGATCGGCTACCGCGTCGGCGGGCGCGAGCTGGAGGCGCCGCGCACCACGCCGGAGGCGCCCGAGCTGCAGCAGATGCTCCGCGGCATGGTGGCCGACGGCTGCGGCGCCTGCGTGATGGAGGTGTCGTCGCACGCGCTCGCGCTGCGGCGCGCCGACAGCCTGCGGTTCGCCGCCGGGGTGTTCACCAATCTCACCCGGGACCATCTCGACTTCCATGGCGACATGGAGGCGTACTTCGGCGCCAAGCGCCGGCTGTTCGAGATCCTGCCCGCGGGGGCGGTCGGCGTCATCAACGTGGACGACCGCCGCGGCTCGGATCTGATCGCCGCCGCGAAGCGGCCGGTGACCTACGCGATTGACGCGGCTGCGGACGTCCGTCCCGGCCCGCTGACCTTCACGCTCGACGGGCTCGAGTTCGAGATCCGCACGCCGCGCGGCACGCTGCACGTGCGGTCGCCGCTGGTCGGCCGCCCGAACGCCTACAACATCATCGCCGCCGCGGCGACCGCGATGGCGCTCGACTTGCCGTTCTCGGCCATCGAAGCCGGCGTCGCCCGCCTGGAGAACGTGCCGGGCCGCTTCCAGGTCGTCTCCGCGCCGGCCGACGACGTGCGGGTCATCGTCGACTACGCGCACACCGACGACGCGCTGAAGAACCTGCTCGAGACGGCGCGTCCCCTCGCCACCGGCCGCGTCGTGACCGTGTTCGGCTGCGGCGGCGACCGCGATCGCACCAAGCGGCCGTTGATGGGGGCGGTGGCGGCGCGGCTCAGCGACCTGGTGATCGTCACGTCCGACAACCCGCGCAGCGAAGATCCGGAGCGGATCATCGACGAGATCCGCCGCGGCATCGTGAGGCCCGCCGACCGCATCGCGCCGAAGGGGCAGCAGAAGGGCACGCCGTCGCTCGCCATCGTCGATCGGCGCGAAGCGATCGAGAAGGCGATCAAGGACGCGCGGTCAGGCGACCTGATTCTGATCGCCGGCAAGGGGCACGAGAAGTACCAGGTGATCGGCGACCGGACGCTGCCGTTCGACGACGTGGACGTGGCCCGCGCGGCGCTGGGACGGCGGCGCAGCGGATCGCGGGTGACCTGA